The Anabas testudineus chromosome 15, fAnaTes1.2, whole genome shotgun sequence DNA segment TCCAAGAGTGTAGTTGAGGTCTGAGTTTGGGACCACAGTCACACTTAAGTATAATTATTGTGTGTGCTGTGTAGGGTATTATACATACTGTGGCAGCAGACCTTCCAGGTCCCCGCTGGGCCACAATAGCCCCTGAGACAGCCTTAATCCAGCTGTGCATCTCCTCTGGACTGTCCGCCTaacaaagaaatggaaaaagggACAATGAAacagaattaattaaattaatgaatagTGACAGGAAAGGAAGCATGTTGCTCGTGAAGATGCAGACAAGCAAGAATGTTAACAGTTAAATAAcgtctcagtgtttgtgtgagaatgGACTGTGCATTCCTTTTACCATAGTAAAAGACATACCTGTATGTAAAACGTCCTTGATGTTGTGACGACCTCAAAGAGATTATCTCTCATCATAATGTCACTACAACAACAATGGAAAACAAGTTGAATCATCTTTTCCTcatctactgtatatctttATCTTAACTGAAAAAGGTAAACACCATTTTCTTGGACAAAAGATCTTTTTTGTACAATACAGAAATGCTGGGGCATGTTAAATACCTCTGTTTGCACTCCTGGACTTTGTGAACTTCCTTCAGTGGGATCATTCTCAGAGGCTCCTTCTCCTAAAGACAAGCAAATAACAAATCTTAATGCAGAAGCCGAAACCTAACCCAAATCCACAGGATAAATGTTACCATTTGcatgtatattttaaattcttACTCTAATACATTAACTATACACAAGGCTATCTTGCTGagtattttctgtttcacatgAACATAAGACTCTGAATTTTGCTGGAAGTAGCAGAGTGCAAAATAAAACCCCAGATGGTTGGAAGTATCTTGACCTGGCCATTGGACTCAGCAGACTTAGAGTCTGCATCCTTGGAGCCAATTGATATCCAATTATACCAATATTGCTGTCAAATAAGAGCAGACACAAACAAGGACGGGGAATGGGATATGCAGAAGTATCCTGAGGACAGTATCTgtacgtgtttgtgtgcataagAAAGGCGAAGGAACAAGGCAAGATAGGACATGAAATGAAGGCATCGAATTCCACAGACTGTGGATGAAACGTGTTAGAACTGGGCACAGTGTTTGCTTTTACTCTGCCTGACACTGTTAGAGGAGAATCCAATCCACATGtatcttaaataaaaacattcttgTAGGGCTTAACATAACTTAATATTAATTACCAGATCAGACTTGAAGTAACTCATTGCGTTTTCTTCCAGTAGGAAATACCGTCGCTTCCAGTTTCTCATCTGTGGAAAAGGGAAAGAGGTGTTCAGATCTTTTGAATAATTTTATGACAGAAGAAAATCTGTCACAGTAATGGAAGGATCAATCTTTCTAGTTCCTAGAAATCTTAACATCTTCCCATACTGTATAAAAAGATAAGTCCATTATCCTTGCTCATTTATAAAGCACAGGGTTGTAAACACGGGAGACAATAGTCGAACAATATATTTACCCTTATCCATCAGAAATTTCAGAACAGTGGATGCACTTACACAatactttacactttacaccTACACTAACCACCACCACATGTCTAATCTGAAGGATGTTTCAAGAGTACTAATTCCTAGTGCCCTGACAATTTCTCTAAACATTATCAGCAGGCAAACTCAAACCAAGCACACAAGGAACCTATAAAACAGCAGGTACTCACCACAGCTCCTTGCTTGACGCAGTAGCCTGACTTGATGACAGTGTGATCCTGAGCCGGCCTGCCCAAGAAATATGGCAGCTGGCTGTGAGAGCGATGCATGGCCTCACGCTCTGTTTTGTCTACAGCGTCACCACCTTCATGCTGTGGGGTGAAAGACACcagataatattattattatattataaaagaCAGTCTACAGGGTAAAATTATACTCCAAATTCAGCAACTGCAAAACACATAATCCATTAATTACATCAGCAAATATTTCAATTAATACAAATTGATCAAAAGCTGGTTAATCTTTTTTCTTAATAAACTAATTATTTCTGATCCTATAAACAGATGTCTGCATGGTTACTTGTTAATATTCAGAAGTATAATTGTAAGTGGCAATTTTCCAGTTATGTTTGtctaacacatttttaaaccaTGTAATTGAAGTAGTAACACATGTGCCTTTATGTAGGTACACTATGTGGCGCAACATATCTTTAAGTCATGTTTACCTGTGTTTGGGTGACAATGGGGACTCCTCCAATAATCTCGGTTTTATAGGACACTTGTTTCTTGGGTCCTACAACATCTGGCAAAGTCTTTGGATTCTCTGAATGCTGCTGCCCATCAGCCAACTTTGGCACCTTGGgaacacataaaatacacatattaaatacaaaacaaaagaagttcACAAACCTTTCACACATTTAGTATTAGTTTCCTTCATGCAAAATTACAgcttttattgagaacaatggGAACAGTCCTATAATACTGCACTCAATGTAACAATACAGCATCCTGTTAGTCATGCTCTGACTCAGTCCTATCTAGTTTGTTGACAGTCCACTTATTCATTTctacagaagaggaagaaataaaaGTCTCTCTGAGTGATAAGGCTGAGTCAGTAATGAACTACATATcttgggtgtgtgtttgtgtgccttaCAGTGATTTTTGTGGCTTTATTGAGAGCGTTGACCCAATCCACAAGGTCCTGCTGATCATTGGCCTGTAGGAAGAACTTCCTCATCCCAGCATTGATAactaatagaaaaaaaaaacagcagcaggaacaaTAAAAAGAGTGAAAGTATTTTCAAGCCTGTTCAGTGAGACCACATTCTCCACACTGCATTGTCTGGTTTGTTCtttgaattacatttaaataagcaCTAAAATGTGTAGCAAGAAACTTGACTAACTGGGTGTCAGAACAGTAGAGAACAGATCCACTGCAAGATTTAtctcaaagtgaaaaacaactgAGCTAAgggattcacacacactgatgaccCAGCTAGTTTCGGCTGCTTCAATCTGCCACCACCTACCCACTTCTAACAATGATGTAGAAAAATAAACCCCAGAGCCACCAACCACCAAATATTCCCATACATTTTAACATGAACATGAGCAAATCCCTCTCAATCACAAAGACATGTTTGGGTCAAATGCTCATTAGCTATGGATCAAGATTTAGGAACTGAAAGAACTCtcttttcttgctctctctATCATAAATCGTGCAACTCATCTACATCCTTTCAACACCGTGGGAATATATTACATTAAAGCTGGACTGGTAGATCTGGCCTGGGTAAGCTATAAAAGGCACTGAGAACTCTCACAATGAAGATCATTCTtccttgttctgtgtgtttggccCAGCTTGTAGACACATGCAAGACCTCACTGTCGCCTTTTCCCACTTCCctgtaaataaatctgtctgTCTTGTCTCATTCAGATGACCAGCTAGAAAAAATCCAATGGTATTCTCTTGCAAATGTGTCCACTGTATTTGTGGGAGATAGAAAATGCTTTGTAGTGGTTAAGTGTGGTGGGTTTTTTGGGATGACAAACCTGGGAGGGAGGGGTAACACGTCTGACTCAcagttacacattttaaaacaatgtgtgCTGCTGAGAAAAGCAGCCGAGCACCACGGTTCACAAAACTCTTAATCTCTGTCACCTCCAGgttcaaaacacatttcactctTTTTTCTTAAGTTGCAAAATGCAGGAAAAGGGGGtcggtggggggggggcaggaTTCACAGATATCTTCAAAACATGTGGCACACAAATGGCAGTTTAAAAATAGCTTCATACATCTTTGGATCAGTTTCCGATTAGGATGCCGGCATCCTGTTGAAATCTCAACAATGCGACTGCTGTGCACACAGCCAGACCCGCACAGTCATGGTAGTTAACTTCTTGTCACACATCAGTATTTCCTGCTACTTGgatggaagaggaagagaggggctAGTAAACAATAACAGGTAATTGAGGGGTATTTCTAAATAACCTGACAATGATTTAAACTTATGCAACTTTTTTTATTCCTACCCCTTGAAGTTCAATATCTACAATCAATGTTGTAGCAGCTCTTTTGGTGGATAGGGCCAAATAATTTCAACTGAACAAATCTAATTCAGATGTTAATGAGTAGATGTTTGCTTTGTTGAATTTGTGTGTATATTGCATGTTTCAATGCCTGTCTTTCTGACAACATTGTTTGTATTAGTGTATTAATTCTGGGTTGATTTAAATCAGAATCTATTCATGAATACTTGCAACATTTCCAAAGTCTTAAAGGTCCTTAGGTCTAGTGGTGGcattacaattatttttattaccaTTAAATATGCTGATTATATTCTCAATTCATTGATTAGTTGTTTATCTGAAGTATTTTTGTGGTATTGATGTTTTGACATACAGTGTGAAATACtattctaataattatttttaactagTTTGTACAATATTTCTAAACCATTAATGTGAGTAAAAATCCAGTAGAAGGTATCCCACTGCCACTGTTTGgcaagagaaaacaaaaacagctaaatTTGCCTAAATTACAGTGTTACTTTAAAAGACAACTTGATTTAGCTTAGTGGGACTGTTGGGCCACTGCTTTACTTTGGCGTGCATTGTGAAAAGAATGAGGGCTGTGTGTTTTGGCCACAATTTCTTATACTCTAATGGTGTTTATGTGACTAAGACCTATTGTAGTGAACATATAagcactttaatactgtattaagACCAGCTTCAAAAATCCCAAACAATTCCTTCAGTGTTTagattaacaacaaaaaaaatatggGTGAAATGTAAACTGCTGCATTTCTGCTGTAGaatatgaaacatatttattacCAGGCATCTCCATTTAATTCACTTAAAATATAACTATATTATTGTTATGGgttatgaaatatgaaaagcaCAAACTAGATTAAGATAGTTAAACCTGATCATCACAAGCCTAGATCAACTGCTGCAGCCTCCTACATCTCAATGTTTTGGCTAAACAAAGATGAACAAGGCTGTCTGGTCAGTAGTAGAAGTATGTGGAGAGCAGTGCTAGACCGATTTTGTAGGGCAGACAAGGACAGGTCTGTTGCATTAAGTGTAGTTAGCATAGTCAACATGTAATTCACACCATCACTGCTGATGTTTGCAAATGACTCAAGCACTTGTACGTTGTTGTAAATTCTTATACTCTTTAATATCACATTTCTCTCATCTATTTGCTACACCATGGCAGTATAGAAAAATGCCACTGGTGAATACATAAGTCTATGTTTTCATATGACTCCACACATCAAGTTATCATTTATGCAATGAAACCATCAGTATTTTCTTACCAAAGCAGAATTCTGCCTTAGGCCTCAGCTTAGTGGCATCACTGACCTACAGAAGAACAAAGCTCACAATTGTTAGCTTCAAccaaatactgtaaatagatTCTATTTACACATAATCTTATCATGTTAGTGTCAGATAAGCCTCAGTGGTAATATTTTGCTGACCTTAGATATGTAGGTGAGCTTGAGGGAGCCAACACAGTCTGCACCAATAGGCAGGTTCTGTAGGAGAGGggtaaaaagaacaaaagtaaTCACcaaaagttaaattaaacaaGGATCTTAGCTGTGGATTAATGACAGAATATAATATGGTTGGACTGTGAAGTTGAGCTCTGAGAAGCACTCAATAATACAGAGCAGGTACAGTGTACATTTGGCCACACTCCATAATGGTtcatttcagtgtcttgctGCGTTTCTGGAACGAGGGGATCCAGATTTAACATCATTAAAATTTAACCTTTTCCAATCTATAATAAGAAAAGGACTTACTGAATTATTCAAAATTTCTCCCACACTACATCACTTATGAATACTTGATGTAACAGCACACTTACAAATACAGAATCTCCAAAGCAGCATGGTGTACAAACCAAGAGGAGAGTCACACTCACATGATAGCGACACTGAGGGACACTGAGCAGAACATGATGACCACTGTGGTCACTGCAATCATCTTTGGTTAAATCCAGATGactggaagacaaaaaaactaaaactggcTTTGGGTTAAATTGTGAATTTATACTACCCTCACTCTAAGTGATTTACAGCAATGTCGGCCAAATAGCTAAAACATAAACATTGTTAGCCTTGACCTACTCCTGTGTCTGTGATATGTGCTTCCCAATTGCTGTCAACTTGAATTATATAACACATGTTCCTATATCCTTGTTTGACTGTCTGACAATAGAAACATTTAGTCTCTACTTAGGTTTACATTTATAATGAATGAAGCCGCCTTAGCTAGAAGCTGCAGTTAGCTTACAGTTGCAACTGAGCTGACCATCCATGCTAGTGGTCACTAACTAACATTAGCGAGTGTGCAGCTGCCTGTAAATCATCACATTTTCCCAACAACAAATTTAATGTGTGCCTGTGCAGTTGTGGAAGTTTTTCCCAAACAGAAAGCTAAAAGCTAAGCTAACGCAGCCTTGTATTGTTACCTGTGGGTTGTCCATGAACCACACCAGGCTTCCCTTCTGTGTGTCCAGTATGAAGTAACGGCGCAGGAACTTGCCACTGCTCTCGTTTTCCTCGATATCCAGAAAGCCACAGATGCGGTTCTGTCGGTCCACGTAAGGCATTTCGCCACCGGGACATTCCCTGGCCTGCTGGGGCCGGGAGTGGAGAGGAGTGGAAGAAAGAAGAGCGGGGGCAAGCAGGACCGGGAAGAATT contains these protein-coding regions:
- the LOC113158725 gene encoding pleckstrin homology domain-containing family A member 1-like isoform X1, translating into MPYVDRQNRICGFLDIEENESSGKFLRRYFILDTQKGSLVWFMDNPQNLPIGADCVGSLKLTYISKVSDATKLRPKAEFCFVINAGMRKFFLQANDQQDLVDWVNALNKATKITVPKLADGQQHSENPKTLPDVVGPKKQVSYKTEIIGGVPIVTQTQHEGGDAVDKTEREAMHRSHSQLPYFLGRPAQDHTVIKSGYCVKQGAVMRNWKRRYFLLEENAMSYFKSDLEKEPLRMIPLKEVHKVQECKQSDIMMRDNLFEVVTTSRTFYIQADSPEEMHSWIKAVSGAIVAQRGPGRSAATEHGSRSTFYRSPTGPPVPRSPISAMPPCYPERGAAVTCGTRSQPGLGQRALHEPAATAQSQPHASTPFSAGNASGKVTCQQPVTTIIFSEESPWRRRSSFEPHMPDPPLDLDEADLPVSEV
- the LOC113158725 gene encoding pleckstrin homology domain-containing family A member 1-like isoform X2; its protein translation is MPYVDRQNRICGFLDIEENESSGKFLRRYFILDTQKGSLVWFMDNPQNLPIGADCVGSLKLTYISKVSDATKLRPKAEFCFVINAGMRKFFLQANDQQDLVDWVNALNKATKITVPKLADGQQHSENPKTLPDVVGPKKQVSYKTEIIGGVPIVTQTQHEGGDAVDKTEREAMHRSHSQLPYFLGRPAQDHTVIKSGYCVKQGAVMRNWKRRYFLLEENAMSYFKSDLEKEPLRMIPLKEVHKVQECKQSDIMMRDNLFEVVTTSRTFYIQADSPEEMHSWIKAVSGAIVAQRGPGRSAATMRQARRLSNPCIQRYTSRIGECSSTNTAAVPLSTAAPRAPPSLARPSLPCHHATQSGGLLSRAAHARSLAWDSEHFMSLLPRPSHSHTPARLSLQETRLAK
- the LOC113158725 gene encoding pleckstrin homology domain-containing family A member 1-like isoform X5 produces the protein MPYVDRQNRICGFLDIEENESSGKFLRRYFILDTQKGSLVWFMDNPQNLPIGADCVGSLKLTYISKVSDATKLRPKAEFCFVINAGMRKFFLQANDQQDLVDWVNALNKATKITVPKLADGQQHSENPKTLPDVVGPKKQVSYKTEIIGGVPIVTQTQHEGGDAVDKTEREAMHRSHSQLPYFLGRPAQDHTVIKSGYCVKQGAVMRNWKRRYFLLEENAMSYFKSDLEKEPLRMIPLKEVHKVQECKQSDIMMRDNLFEVVTTSRTFYIQADSPEEMHSWIKAVSGAIVAQRGPGRSAATMRQARRLSNPCIQRYTSRIGECSSTLLQMCTCLRCVTSCLSLLLPPVRCLNTAAVPLSTAAPRAPPSLARPSLPCHHATQSGGLLSRAAHARSLAWDSEHFMSLLPRPSHSHTPARLSLQETRLAK
- the LOC113158725 gene encoding pleckstrin homology domain-containing family A member 1-like isoform X4, whose amino-acid sequence is MPYVDRQNRICGFLDIEENESSGKFLRRYFILDTQKGSLVWFMDNPQNLPIGADCVGSLKLTYISKVSDATKLRPKAEFCFVINAGMRKFFLQANDQQDLVDWVNALNKATKITVPKLADGQQHSENPKTLPDVVGPKKQVSYKTEIIGGVPIVTQTQHEGGDAVDKTEREAMHRSHSQLPYFLGRPAQDHTVIKSGYCVKQGAVMRNWKRRYFLLEENAMSYFKSDLEKEPLRMIPLKEVHKVQECKQSDIMMRDNLFEVVTTSRTFYIQADSPEEMHSWIKAVSGAIVAQRGPGRSAATRLKSDYEKL
- the LOC113158725 gene encoding pleckstrin homology domain-containing family A member 1-like isoform X3, producing the protein MPYVDRQNRICGFLDIEENESSGKFLRRYFILDTQKGSLVWFMDNPQNLPIGADCVGSLKLTYISKVSDATKLRPKAEFCFVINAGMRKFFLQANDQQDLVDWVNALNKATKITVPKLADGQQHSENPKTLPDVVGPKKQVSYKTEIIGGVPIVTQTQHEGGDAVDKTEREAMHRSHSQLPYFLGRPAQDHTVIKSGYCVKQGAVMRNWKRRYFLLEENAMSYFKSDLEKEPLRMIPLKEVHKVQECKQSDIMMRDNLFEVVTTSRTFYIQADSPEEMHSWIKAVSGAIVAQRGPGRSAATMRQARRLSNPCIQRYTSRIGECSSTD